In the Lepidochelys kempii isolate rLepKem1 chromosome 4, rLepKem1.hap2, whole genome shotgun sequence genome, GGATCTgaatggggggatgggagggagccaTTGCTGCAGGCACTGCCTCTGTGCAGTTACCTGCTCTTtttccctgccctgctgggaggcCCGCTATGCTCCTTTAGGAGATTTCAGGTCCAGATCCAGGGCTCATGCATGTCACAGCCCACGCGTCCCTTGAGGGCTGCAGGCCAGAAATGCCTTtgtgccctggctctgcacctgCTGAGAATGGCTGTGAGGAGCTGCGGAGCCCCACTGGCCTGCCTGATGGACTGCACCGGCTTTGGCTGTGTGTACGTCGTGTGGCATTCTGCCCTACTCTTCAAACTGGCGTATTACTCCCAGTGGGTGCTCGACGAGGCTCTCCTCAGCGCAGCGGgctttgggctggagcttggccATGCCCCCGGTGCAGAGGCTGCCTGCGGCGACCTCTCTGATGCAGACATATGGACCTTGGAGACCACCAACAGAATAGCCCTCTTCACCAGGACCTGGAACAAGAGCACTTCCCGGTGGCTGAGGAGGCTCGTCTTCCAGCGCAGCCCCGCCCAGCCCCTGTTGGCCACCTTTGCCTTCTCAGCCTGGTGGCACGGGCTCCACCCAGGGCAAGTGTTTGGCTTCTTGTGCTGGGCAGCGATGGTGGAGGCTGATTACCGGATTCACCCTTTTCTCTGTTCACTTGCGAAGTCCTGGCACACCAAACTGCTGTATAAGGTCCTGACTTGGGTCCAGACCCAGCTAATTATTGCGTACATCACGGCTGCGGTGGAGATGAGGAACTTCTCTGCACTCTGGCTGCTGGGTGCCTCCTACAACAGCTTCTTCCCTCTCCTGTACGGTGTTTCACTGCTGTGGCTGGTCGTGAGATCCAGAGAAAAATGAGTCTGACCCACactcttctcccccctgcccctccatgctatTCACCCCGCCCTTTTCAGCAAGAGATTCCAGTGTGGAGAAGTCCATATTCTGTCCTGGGCACTAGCCATGAGTTCACTGGGGCTGCACAACGTAACTGAGGGTGCAGGATGGCTGAGTGTCTAACTGCACCCCTTTTAGGGGTTCCTCTTAATACAAAACAGAACCTGCTCGAGCCCCAACCCAATAATCTGGGAAAATTAAGCACCACCCCAGGGAGACTCTAAGAGGCAATATTTTCCCTCTCACAAGCAGTGAATCTGTGACtgcaaagaaaacttttaataaaaagggaaaaggaacccAGCATTCATTTGGAAAAACACCACAACCATGATTCGAAAGTATGTGCCCAGGAActaacacccaccccagagtagattgggcagtgtcctttgccgcAGGGTCTCCCCTTGCAGTGTGAAAGTCAGATGTACAAACGCTCCTTTAACctgccattcccctcccccacaaggcaccccactcacagttgctgtccttggtcagcgaagacccagagttcagaggtgcgtTCACATGGATTCACTGCCCACCCCCAGCCGGGTAGGCGTTGAGTCACCACTGCAAGTGGCTCACAGCTGCCACTGTTCACTGAGCTGCCACTGCTAAAGTCTGCCGCCGTCAGCCACGGCACTATGGGTCTATCTCCTGCCGccctcccgccgccgccgccccggcctctctgctgc is a window encoding:
- the MBOAT4 gene encoding ghrelin O-acyltransferase, producing the protein MQQLHESKSQVMFQGISDELVTLRYVLLLVGGCLLACAAMGWYALMLFIPTFCSVAIFHSVGPLQVHTWAFVLQMSWQTLCHLGLHYRGHYLQGAPCVRLTIALSSLMLQTQKVTSLALDIHEGKVTMGSEWGDGREPLLQALPLCSYLLFFPALLGGPLCSFRRFQVQIQGSCMSQPTRPLRAAGQKCLCALALHLLRMAVRSCGAPLACLMDCTGFGCVYVVWHSALLFKLAYYSQWVLDEALLSAAGFGLELGHAPGAEAACGDLSDADIWTLETTNRIALFTRTWNKSTSRWLRRLVFQRSPAQPLLATFAFSAWWHGLHPGQVFGFLCWAAMVEADYRIHPFLCSLAKSWHTKLLYKVLTWVQTQLIIAYITAAVEMRNFSALWLLGASYNSFFPLLYGVSLLWLVVRSREK